Proteins encoded together in one Argiope bruennichi chromosome 1, qqArgBrue1.1, whole genome shotgun sequence window:
- the LOC129965890 gene encoding sulfotransferase ssu-1-like, with translation MPNSDEIEEQKPKIPRYQNVDGFLIPGMFSVEAYKSALAYKPRSDDLFIVTYPKCGTTWVQNIVGCIFRNGKPFSSALEFFTETPFLEMTGAEAAENMKRPGAIKFHLPYHMVPYSSEAKYIFIARNPKDCCVSLYHHTKNVSGYGFKDGEFEDFFEFFINGEVDFGDYFDTTLSWWEHKNDPNVLFLTYEEMKEDVAKSVLKIASFMGSEYKEKLEKDEKMLRDVIHHSSFNFMKEHLNQLIDEMRRMPKEAMQNNQDIPVGLRAVLLSDERLEAGDDSKLAFIRKGIVGDWKSNFSSAQSARLDKKFREKFAGTDLLELWKEYM, from the exons ATGCCAAACTCAGATGAGATAGAAGAACAAAAACCAAAAATTCCCCGTTATCAAAATGTGGATGGATTCTTAATTCCAGGAATGTTTTCAGTCGAGGCTTATAAATCTGCCCTGGCTTACAAACCTCGATCAGACGACCTATTCATAGTGACATATCCCAAGTGTGGGACCACTTGGGTGCAGAACATAGTAGGTTGCATTTTTAGGAACGGTAAGCCCTTCAGTTCGGCTTTAGAATTTTTCACTGAAACCCCCTTTTTGGAGATGACTGGTGCGGAGGCTGCAGAGAACATGAAAAGGCCTGGGGCCATCAAGTTTCATCTTCCATACCATATGGTACCGTATTCTTCAGAggctaaatacatttttatagccAGAAACCCAAAG gatTGTTGTGTTTCCTTGTACCATCATACGAAGAATGTATCCGGATACGGCTTTAAAGATGGTGAATTCGaggatttctttgaatttttcattaacgGGGAAGTGGATTTTGGTGACTACTTTGATACAACGCTCTCTTGGTGGGAGCACAAAAACGACCCAAATGTGCTTTTCCTTACTTATGAAGAAATGAAGGAAGACGTAGCAAAAAGCGTTTTGAAAATAGCTAGTTTTATGGGCTCAGAATATAAG GAAAAATTGGAGAAAGATGAAAAAATGCTTCGAGATGTGATTCACCACAGTAGTTTCAACTTCATGAAGGAGCACCTGAACCAACTCATTGATGAAATGAGGAGAATGCCCAAGGAAGCGATgcaaaataatcaagatattcCTGTTGGTCTGAGAGCCGTGCTGCTTTCAGATGAGAGACTGGAAGCGGGTGACGATTCGAAATTGGCGTTTATTCGGAAAG GTATTGTAGGAGattggaaaagtaatttttcttctgCTCAAAGTGCCAGATTGGacaaaaaattcagagaaaaatttgCAGGAACGGATCTTCTGGAATTGTGGAAAGAATACATGTGA
- the LOC129989174 gene encoding uncharacterized protein LOC129989174 codes for MFYLLIILVLNFKQSYSINIKFHENAREDLDHDPETKLDTLPFKCEFKNLSDVVCCRKLPHIQELRLLKKICIELTYVGKETKLNLKFMANGITIYNSALSGNNPPPVCPKIHHGLSVVDICFDFYNVQIKLHKLNVCLALNPRVLRRNIMNINVGCFTFSG; via the exons atgttttatcttttaataatattagttctAAATTTCAAACAGAGTTACTCAATTAATATAAAG ttCCATGAAAACGCTAGAGAAG ATTTAGACCATGATCCTGAAACAAAACTGGATACACTTCCTTTTAAGTGCGAATTTAAAAACCTTTCAGACGTAGTATGTTGCAGGAAACTTCCACATATTCAAGAAttgagacttttaaaaaaaa tttgcATTGAGCTCACTTATGTAGGCAAGGAAACGAAACTTAATCTGAAATTTATGGCCAACGGTATAACAATTTATAACAGTGCATTGTCAG GTAATAATCCTCCACCGGTGTGCCCCAAAATTCATCATGGACTCTCCGTTGTGGATATTTGTTTCGATTTCTATAACGTTCAAATCAAGCTTCATAAGTTAAACGTTTGTTTGGCACTCAACCCAAGAGTTCTTAGGAGAAATATTATGAACATAAATGTTGGATGTTTTACTTTTTCAGGATAA